One window of the Larus michahellis chromosome 24, bLarMic1.1, whole genome shotgun sequence genome contains the following:
- the SHE gene encoding SH2 domain-containing adapter protein E, producing the protein MAAKWFKEFPSNLKTVSERARPGSGSLGKSRKNSAAELGGCRAGPGGGKEGGGRLSRDNLQGLLQAATGKMRKNSRVEGVTPEGPPKSCGTYINRLIKVEAHEKNGKGYPAPPPAGLPAPEQDKGKTPKTETVIILEDYADPYDAKRTKGQREAERLGENDGYMEPYDAQQMITEIRRRGSKDPLVKAILLLDGPGEPGEGGGKPEAAKWPGGKEAVGKGPQLYDTPYEPGEGVAGGTPERRARAGDGRLPENDERPAGEYEQPWEWKKEQIVKALSVQFEGSERPKEEAPRQHLRQKSWTPKMLKPAGAEPGEGERVDPALALEKQPWYHGAITRAEAESRLQACREAGYLVRTSETGSGKYSIALKTSQGCVHIIVAQTKDNKYTLSQASGVFASVPEVVHYYSTEKLPFKGAEHMALLHPVHCKLH; encoded by the exons atggcggcCAAGTGGTTCAAGGAGTTTCCCTCCAACCTGAAGACGGTTTCGGAGAGGGCTCGGCCGGGCAGCGGTAGCCTGGGCAAGAGCCGCAAGAATTCGGCCGCCGAGTTGGGGGGCTGCCGGGCCGGCCCGGGGGGTGGCAAGGAGGGGGGTGGCCGGCTGTCGCGGGACAACCTGCAGGGTCTGCTCCAGGCCGCCACCGGGAAGATGCGGAAGAACTCGCGAGTGGAGGGGGTTACGCCCGAGGGACCCCCCAAATCCTGCGGCACCTACATCAACCGCCTCATCAAGGTGGAGGCTCATGAGAAGAACGGGAAGGGCTAcccggcccccccgcccgccggcctgCCTGCCCCCGAGCAGGACAAGGGCAAGACCCCCAAGACGGAGACG GTCATCATCCTGGAGGACTACGCCGACCCCTACGACGCCAAGCGCACCAAGGGGCAGCGGGAGGCCGAGCGCCTGGGGGAGAACGACGGCTACATGGAGCCCTACGACGCCCAGCAGATGATCACAG AAATCCGCCGTCGGGGCTCCAAGGACCCCCTGGTCAAAGCCATCCTGCTGCTGGACGGCCCTGgcgagcccggggaggggggcggcaaGCCGGAGGCGGCCAAGTGGCCGGGAGGCAAAGAAGCGGTGGGGAAGGGTCCCCAGCTCTACGACACCCCCTATGAGCCCGGGGAAggggtggccggggggaccccgGAGCGCAGGGCGAGGGCTGGGGACGGGCGACTGCCCGAGAACGACGAGCGCCCGGCGGGCGAGTACGAGCAGCCCTGGGAGTGGAAGAAGGAGCAGATCGTCAAAGCGCTGTCAG tccAGTTCGAGGGCTCGGAGCGTCCCAAGGAGGAGGCGCCGCGGCAGCACCTGCGCCAGAAGAGCTGGACCCCCAAGATGCTGAAGCCGGCGGGCGCCGAGCCCGGCGAGGGGGAGCGGGTggaccctgccctggcactggAGAAGCAGCC CTGGTACCACGGGGCCATCACGCGGGCCGAGGCCGAGAGCCGGCTGCAGGCGTGCCGGGAGGCCGGCTACCTGGTGCGCACCAGCGAGACCGGCAGCGGCAAGTACTCCATCGCGCTCAA gaCCAGCCAGGGCTGCGTCCACATCATCGTGGCCCAGACCAAGGACAACAAGTACACGCTCAGCCAGGCCAGCGGCGTCTTCGCCAGCGTCCCCGAGGTCGTGCACTACTACTCCACCGAGAAGCTGCCCTTCAAGGGGGCCGAGCACATGGCCCTGCTGCACCCCGTCCACTGCAAGCTGCATTAG
- the CHRNB2 gene encoding neuronal acetylcholine receptor subunit beta-2 → MALLRVLCLLAALRRSLGTDTEERLVEYLLDPARYNKLIRPATNGSELVTVQLMVSLAQLISVHEREQIMTTNVWLTQEWEDYRLTWKPEDFDNMKKVRLPSKHIWLPDVVLYNNADGMYEVSFYSNAVISYDGSIFWLPPAIYKSACKIEVKHFPFDQQNCTMKFRSWTYDRTEIDLVLKSEVASLDDFTPSGEWDIVALPGRRNENPDDSTYVDITYDFIIRRKPLFYTINLIIPCILITSLAILVFYLPSDCGEKMTLCISVLLALTVFLLLISKIVPPTSLDVPLVGKYLMFTMVLVTFSIVTSVCVLNVHHRSPTTHTMPPWVRTLFLRKLPALLFMKQPRQNCARQRLRQRRHTQERAAAAATATLFLRAGARACACYANPGAAKAEGLNGYRERQGQAPAPAASCACGLEEAVDGVRFIADHMRSEDDDQSVSEDWKYVAMVIDRLFLWIFVFVCVFGTVGMFLQPLFQNYATNSLLQLGQGTPTSK, encoded by the exons ATGGCGCTGCTCCGCGTCCTCTGCCTCCTCGCCGCCCTCAGAC gGAGCCTGGGCACCGACACGGAGGAGCGGCTGGTGGAGTATCTGCTGGACCCCGCGCGCTACAACAAGCTGATCCGGCCGGCGACCAACGGCTCCGAGCTGGTGACCGTGCAGCTGATGGTGTCGCTGGCGCAGCTCATCAGCGTG CACGAGCGGGAGCAGATCATGACCACCAACGTCTGGCTGACCCAG GAGTGGGAGGACTACCGCCTCACCTGGAAGCCCGAGGACTTTGACAACATGAAGAAGGTCCGCCTGCCCTCCAAGCACATCTGGCTGCCCGATGTGGTGCTCTACAACAA TGCCGACGGGATGTATGAAGTCTCCTTCTACTCCAACGCGGTCATCTCCTACGACGGCAGCATCTTCTGGCTGCCGCCGGCCATCTACAAGAGCGCTTGCAAGATCGAGGTGAAGCACTTCCCCTTCGACCAGCAGAACTGCACCATGAAGTTCCGCTCCTGGACCTACGACCGCACCGAGATCGACCTGGTGCTGAAGAGCGAGGTGGCCAGCCTGGACGACTTCACGCCCAGCGGCGAGTGGGACATCGTGGCGCTGCCAGGCCGGCGCAACGAGAACCCCGACGACTCCACCTACGTGGACATCACCTATGACTTCATCATCCGGCGCAAGCCGCTCTTCTACACCATCAACCTCATCATCCCCTGCATCCTCATCACCTCCCTGGCCATCCTCGTCTTCTACCTCCCATCCGACTGTGGCGAGAAGATGACGCTCTGCATCTCCGTCCTGCTCGCCCTCACCGTCTTCCTGCTGCTCATCTCCAAGATTGTGCCGCCCACCTCGCTGGACGTGCCGCTGGTGGGCAAGTACCTCATGTTCACCATGGTGCTGGTGACCTTCTCCATCGTCACCAGCGTCTGCGTCCTCAACGTGCACCACCGCTCGCCCACCACGCACACCATGCCGCCCTGGGTCCGCACCCTCTTCCTCCGCAAGCTCCCGGCGCTGCTCTTCATGAAGCAGCCGCGGCAGAACTGCGCGCGCCAACGCCTGCGCCAACGCCGCCACACCCAGgagcgcgccgccgccgccgccaccgccaccctCTTCCTCCGGGCCGGCGCCCGCGCCTGCGCCTGCTACGCCAACCCCGGTGCTGCCAAGGCCGAGGGGCTCAATGGCTACCGGGAGCGGCAGGGGCAGGCGCCGGCCCCCGCGGCCAGCTGCGCCTGCGGGCTGGAGGAGGCGGTGGATGGCGTGCGCTTCATCGCCGACCACATGCGCAGCGAGGACGACGACCAGAGC GTGAGCGAGGACTGGAAGTACGTGGCCATGGTCATCGACCGCCTCTTCTTGTGGATCTTCGTCTTCGTCTGTGTCTTCGGCACCGTTGGCATGTTCCTCCAGCCGCTCTTCCAGAACTACGCCACCAACTCTCTGCTGCAGCTCGGCCAGGGCACCCCCACCTCCAAATAg
- the UBE2Q1 gene encoding ubiquitin-conjugating enzyme E2 Q1 codes for MQRAGAEEAAGAQAAAGGPGRSGAEVAAAPAGRLLRRELRLLESIFHRGHERFRIGSACPDEISCEFVPGAGARAGASASRGPPPGPVRIHCNITEAYPAVPPIWSVESDDPNLAAILERLVEVRKGNTLLLQHLKRIISDLCKLYNLPQHPDVEMLDQPLPAEPSTQEEVSSEEEDEEMPEDTEDLDHYEMKEEEPADGKKTEDEGIGKENLAILEKIKKNQRQDYLNGAVSGSVQATDRLMKELRDIYRSPSFKGGYYAVELVNDSLYDWNVKLLKVDEDSALHNDLQILKEKEGTDFILLNFSFKDNFPFDPPFVRVVSPVLSGGYVLGGGAICMELLTKQGWSSAYSIESVIMQISATLVKGKARVQFGANKNQYSLTRAQQSYKSLVQIHEKNGWYTPPKEDG; via the exons ATGCAGCGGGcgggggcggaggaggcggcgggggcgcaggcggcggcgggggggcccgggcggagcggggccgaggtggcggcggcccccgccgggCGGCTCCTGAGGCGGGAGCTGCGGCTGCTCGAGTCCATCTTCCACCGGGGCCACGAGCGGTTCCGCATCGGCAGCGCCTGCCCCGACGAGATCAGCTGCGAGTTCGTCCCGGGGGCCGGGGCCCGCGCCGGGGCCTCCGCCtcccgggggccgccgccggggcccgtCCGCATCCACTGCAACATCACG gaggCTTATCCAGCTGTTCCCCCGATATGGTCTGTGGAGTCGGACGATCCGAACCTGGCAGCTATCCTGGAGAGGCTGGTGGAAGTCAGGAAAGGAAATACACTG CTTCTGCAGCACCTGAAGCGAATAATCTCTGACCTGTGCAAACTCTACAACCTCCCCCAACATCCAGATGTTGAAATGTTGGACCAGCCTCTGCCGGCAGAACCG agcacacaggaagAGGTGTCCtctgaagaggaagatgaagaaatgcCAGAG gACACTGAGGACTTGGACCACTATGAAATGAAAGAGGAAGAGCCGGCAGATGGGAAGAAGACAGAGGATGAAGGCATTGGGAAGGAAAACCTGGCcattttagagaaaataaaaaagaaccagAGGCAAGATTACTTAAAT GGTGCAGTGTCTGGGTCTGTGCAGGCCACCGACCGGCTAATGAAGGAGCTCAGGGATATTTACCGATCACCAAGTTTCAAGGGCG GATACTATGCAGTTGAACTAGTGAACGACAGCCTGTACGATTGGAACGTCAAACTCCTGAA GGTTGACGAGGATAGCGCTTTGCACAATGATCTCCAGATCctcaaagagaaagaaggaacagaTTTCATCCTCCTAAACTTCTCCTTTAAA GATAACTTCCCTTTTGATCCACCGTTTGTAAGGGTCGTGTCCCCGGTGCTGTCAGGGGG GTATGTTCTAGGTGGCGGTGCCATCTGCATGGAGCTACTTACAAAACAG GGCTGGAGCAGCGCGTACTCCATCGAGTCGGTGATCATGCAGATCAGCGCGACTCTGGTGAAAGGGAAAGCGCGAGTACAATTTGGAGCCAATAAG AATCAGTACAGCCTGACAAGAGCGCAGCAGTCCTACAAGTCCCTGGTTCAGATCCACGAGAAAAATG gCTGGTACACACCGCCCAAGGAGGACGGCTAG